A window of Rosa rugosa chromosome 7, drRosRugo1.1, whole genome shotgun sequence genomic DNA:
AAACGTGATCTGAAGGTTAATTTTTAATATGCTGCAATCAAATAGCAGTACCTTAGTTAGAAAGTACTTTCTCTAACagttcacacaaaaaaaaatgcatcaTAAAACTACAACAAGAATTTGGCGTCCATAGATGCCTACTGTCTCTAACAAGGCACATTTAAGTTCACTATGACACATTATTGTTAAAGACAAGTTTTTAGCAACAAACCTGAAGGTAGTTGAGTATATCGCCTGTTGCAACTCTAGATCCCCCTTCTTGTTTCCCACAGATCCACTGATAAATTAtatcctgaaaaaaaaaaatgaaataattaAAGTTCATATTGCCAAATGCCAAGGTTCCATCAATAAATGTAGATATGTAGTGCAATTTCAAAGCATATTTACACATCAACCGAGCATTATATATGtgtgtaaaaaaaattgaaacatgCATATGTGGAAGCTTTGCAGAAGCAATGGCCCACTGCCTGAAGGCTACAGCAAGTGAATGATATTAGAATCCCTAGTCCCTTAGTAAACTAATGGAAGCAACATATTCTTCAAATTTTTAAAAAGTCACAAACACCAGCGGACACTGAACAAGAACTCCTGTCAACAACCAGGTACTACCAAGATGGCTATGGAACAAACAAGGAACCCATGTATCTCTTGAGCCAATATGGCACAACACAAGTATACGAAATTTCAGCAAAAGCCTAAACTGACTCACTCATAAGAAAAAGACCAAACCAACCATTTAGAATCTCAATCACATGTTGCAATTCACTCTAAACTCAAATACAGTTCCAAAACTATAACCCTTTGTTTTCCATTATTCTTCATATAAACCCATATCAGAACACTCCTCAGTAATCCTTTCATTCACTTCTGATGGGTTGATTATCATTATCGTCTCTCTAAATCAATAAAAATGCAAACTTTGATAAACCAATACAACTATGCCTGTAGAGAAACtctgaaaaaaaatttcatccaaactcaaaaccactaATCACCCAATCCAAaaaatcggaaaaaaaaaaccaacgaaACACCCAATCTGACatatccaaaaccaaaaaacataACTATTCTTCCATAAATAAGCAAAATCAAAAGTAATTTCAGACAAATTTTCTATAGTTAATTCCTCTCAGACTACAGAAATCATACTCTTCCATTTCATAATTTAAACTAACTGAATTGAACCCATTGATGGAAGAGAGAAGATAGTTGAGAGAGTGAATTGAACCCACCGAATTGAACCACTGATGGAAGAGAGAAGATACTGAGAGAGCGAATTGCACCCAACTTGAGAGATCGAAAGAGAAGGTCAGTACTGACTATGGCATATGAGGTTCTTCGGATGCAGacaagttttagggtttaggagagGGGAAGATGGAGTATGAGATGGATCGAACAGAGGGATCGAATAGAATGAAAATATTGGAAACAAAGAGATGGGATTTACCTTGGAATTTGATTAagcccagaaagaaaagaagagaatagAAGGCGTTGAATGtttaaggaagaagaagagagtttGCGTTTAGGTTTCAAATCTCAGGGAGTTTGTGTTTAGTTCATCGGGAACTAAAAGATAGACGCGCCTAATTTTCGTCTCTTGGCGCCTTGGAGCTAGGTTAAGTTTGCTTTTCAACATATCTGGAAAATAAGTTGAAAAGTAAATAAAGGCTACGGCACCTGCAGTGAAGCAAGAATTAGGAAAAATCTTGCTACGGCATTTTTAATGCCGTTGCAATTGAAGCATTTTTATGCTACGGCTctcttttgccgtcgcaaactttttttttttttgcgacgCCTTGTTTCCCGTAGCAAATCTatgaccaatggcgacggcattTTTGCGCCGATGCTAACTGGGGTGGCCAttgcaattattttttgtagtgacgccatcccacccccgcctgtagcgagggtgtggtccatcatcccacccccgccctcggcgaggggtgaggcacgccatcccacccccgcctgtaGCGAGGGTGtagtccatcatcccacccccgccctcggcgaggggtgaggcacgccatcccaccctcgcctgtagcgagggtgtggtccatcatcccacccccgccctcggcgaggggtgaggcacgccatcccacccccgcctgtagcgagggtgtggtccatcatcccacccccgccctcggcgaggggtgaggcacgccatcccaccctcgcctgtagcgagggtgtggtccatcatcccacccccgcccttggcgaggggtgaggcacgccatcccaccctcgccgccggcgagggtgtggtccatcatcccacccccgcatGCAGCGAGGGTGAGGCACGCTATCCCACCCTCGCCGCCGGCGAGGGTGTAGTCCATGAGGTCGCCCTTGCTAATCGAGCAATAATTCTGTCACTTTGTCCATTGCCCTTAATCGCATTTCGACATGAATTGTAAACGAAAATTACAGGAGTATTTGCTAAATGCTGATCGGTGTTACCTGGGTTGATGCCCATTTGCTACTTTGTATAAAGACTCACCGATGTGCCATTAGATTTCAGCTGCGAGCCCTCGAGGGCCGGCCTGGTTACGCTCATCGATCACTTTCCTCAGCACATGCTTCCTTAGAGCCCTCGAGGATTGGTCTGTACTGGCTCTTCTTATTCATCCAATAAGTGTGTCGCTTGCCCCCTCAGCGTGAGGTCTGCTTAAGCCTTTATCGGTGGCGCCGCCGGCGCCCGTGCTTATTAATCTGTTGGTTTGGCAAGCACCATCGCTAGCCTTGTCTCATCCGCAGCCTTTACAACTCGTTAATCAGAGGCAAGTTTGGATCTTGGATTAGGATCGGGGTACGTCCAAACTTTTATTACTTCGGGCTTGTATTCCATCACTCCCAGTCCTTAGTGACGGAAATGAGATTTCCAATGGCGCAGCTCCctccatcactttttagggaaaagtgcttcccacagacggcgccacttgttggtgcagaaaaattccgttgaggagtttgactcaccaattaatgcggactggagcgagagctgaccgggaacaatcgagaagcttccttggagcgttgacctggagtttggccgtcggctcgaggacaagggggggtacctgcagaaaactctccgatgcctaagtcagtacgtttcttagtagtggagtagagtgaattggaattcgatgcattaccttgatgtcgagcagcctatttataggtgtacctcggcgtgggctgcaagtaaacttgcacagcaagccgtagtgacttgagcggcacgccaccattaagtccgtatttactcctgcaataaccgtcacttattggcggccatgattgtcatactgaatgtcgcatttatcgtcgcatttacagctacattaaccgttgcatttactattgtcattacttctctttaattgccttgattgcagggtcaaattcgttgaccacccccacaacGTGCATATATAAAACATGGTGTCATTTTTTAGCCAAAACAGAGTGGCCAACGACGATGTTTAAAAGTACGAGATCATCGATCCATGTTATGCCATGGTGATGTAGGAGTAGTAAAATCGGAGAAATTCTAACACAGAGCAGCCAATGACGATGTTCAAAAGTACGAGAATATCCATATTATTCTGTAGTGAAGTAGAAGTAGTAAAATTAgagaaaccctaaaagtttACAACATAAGATCCAATTGATAAAGAATCTAATTCATTGTTTAGGGTTTAAAGTTCAGCTCGGTAAATTTGGTCCAACAACTGAGTTAACATGTACAATTATGAAGCGCTTTAAGTCGCATTCAATAATATAAGATCGAGCGGTAATATATATTAGAATATTTCTCACACAATCTCAACTGCAGCTTCCTGTAACTTGAGTATGTCACAATCTTTGTCTGCCCGCGTGGACATTGTTGATCGTATAGTTGCATTAAAAACGGTAGAAGAGAATTATATAAGTTCGAGTCCTTTTTGAATTTTGAGTGTGAGACTGGTGCTTGGGTGGTTTAGTCAATACTCAATGCGGCTTGGGTTGGTGGGGGCGGTTGCAGATTCTGCGAAACTTTCCGGCGATACAGTTTTTCCAAGAACCCTGTTTCCGGGAAGATTCTGGGAACCGATCAGGAGCTAGAGCCTCTCTAATTTTATATGCTTCCCTCAGACCCAGAAAGAATTTCGTTGACTATACCATTTTAAAACACTTGTTCAAGTACTAAACGCAAAGACGGCAAAGTACAAAGAAAGATTATGCCGTTATATGCTTCATCTTAAAGCAATCGGATTTTTAAATATTCCAACAATCATGCAATTAAAAAACAGAGAGATCCTTTTGGAATATCGAAAAAGTGAAGGGTTTAAAAATCAAATGATactgaaagaaagaaagaatcaaaTGGATGATCATCCAAAATAAGATCATAATCCACGACATTCATGTATAGTGCATACGCATTATCTATGTCCAAAATATTCCAAAGCCTTGGAAAAGTGCGTTTAAGATAATGGAAAAGGACTTTTAGTGTCCCATGTTACAAGTTCTGTCACAAAATCAAAGACCCACATACCAAAGcccatggcttcttcttcttcttcaacactCTTTGCAGCCATTGACATGGGCACAAACTCATTCAAGATGATCATAATCCGAGCCTACCCAGATGGCAAGTTCCTCACCATTGATCATCTCAGAGAGCCTGTGGTTCTTGGCCGTGACACATCATCATCCACAACCCCTTTTACACTCTCAGCTCAATCTCAGCTCATTGCTATTGAGGCCCTGAAGAAGTTTCAGAACACATTGATCTCCTACAAAATCAGCAAAGCTCAAATCCGCTGTGTTGCAACAGCAGCTGTGCGTGAGGCTGTGAATAAAGGTGAGTTCTTGAAATGTGTTAGTGAGAAGATAGGTTTGGAGGTTGATGTGTTGCCTGGTGAAGAAGAAGCTAGGCTTGTGTATCTGGGTATACTTCAGTTTTGGCCTATATATGAGAAATTGGTTCTGGGTGTTGATATCGGAGGTGGGTCTACTGAGTTTGTGATTGGGAAGCAGGGGAAAGTTGTTTTTGGGGCTTCATTGAAGTTGGGGCATGTGAATTTGACCCAGAAATTTGGGAACAATAAAGAAAAGGTTGCTCAGATTAGGGAGCATATTAGGTTGGTTGTTAAAGAATCTGGGTTGGTTAGGAAGATTAAAGATTGTGGCTTTGAAGTTGTTGTTGGGTCCTCTGGTACTATTAAGGCAGTTGAGAAGGCAGTGTTTGATGGGTATGTGAATAAGAGCAATGTGATTGAGGTTAGCAATGTGGCTTCTTTTGGGGATGGTAGGAAAGATTGGAGGTTGAGTAGAGGAGAAGTGAAGGGTGTTGTTGAGAGTTTGTGTGGtggaggagagggagagaagATCAGGAGAGAAAAGTTCTTCGAAAGGCGGTCTGAGTTTATTGTTGCTGGGGCTGTGTTGTTGGAGGAGATATTTGAGGTGCTTGGAATTGAGGAAATGGAGGTTTCTGGTTATGCATTGGCAGAAGGTGTAATTGCAGAAAGTTTGGCTAAGGTTAACGGTGGCTATGATCTGAATGCCAATGCAAGGTGGTCATCTATTGTTCGGCTTGCGATGAGGTATAATGGCAAGAAGAGGATGAAAGCTGCTTCTCAGTGTGCCATCATTGCAAAGGTTTTCAGTGAATTTCTTGACTTTCAACAGTCTTTGTGTAGATTTGGATAAATGTGATCAATAGTAGATACCAGCTAAAGCTTTAATATCATAGATATCATCCCATATGTTTAATCCTGTGTTAATGTTTGGGAAATATGCGCTCTAATAATCTGGTTACTTCGTTCTAGTATGTATAGAGCCACTTGCATCATAGCTGATGCTATATGTCACACCTCTATTTTGTTGAGGATTTAATTTTCAAATGCAATGAAgcctaatgaacaaccaaagcAGATGTATATCCAtgttaaaataataaaatttcaTATTGAGAAGATTGAGTTATTTTGTAACGTCCAGTGTTTTGAATAGATGACTTTTGCAGGAGATTTTTGAAGGTTTAAGAAAATGTGATGACCTAGCTGATAATCATGCTGCCTCCTTAGATGACAAGgatcttgaatatcttgaagcTGCAAGCTTGCTTCACAATATTGGGGTTTTCATTGGGAAAAAAGGTTACCACAGGCACTCTTATTGTATTATCATGGTaatgctttttccttttaatgaTATAATTGATGTACACTGAGAATCAGCACCAGTATAGATTTCCAAGTTAATTCATTGAGTAGCTCAATCTTTGGTGTAGAATGGCGAGCATCTCCATGGTTACAGTTCTGAGGAGGTTAAGGTATGTCAAATGTTTCTTCAAGTGCTCTGTCCTGGTTTGTACATTCTGTATAGTGATAGAAATCTCTGCAGCTAATAGCACTACTTGCAAGACATCATAGGAAGCAATTACCAATCTTTGATCCTACTTGCTTTCAACAGTTTCCAAGAGAGGTAGCTTCTTACAGAACTATAAAGTTGTATtcctgtgttttttttttcccctttcaaTTATATATGTAGTTGAAAACAATATTTATTTGTTCTTTTATGTTTGCTTATGCATACTATCTAATTTTACTTACAGATCACAAAGAAATTCAGATATCTATGCACAATTATCCGTGTTTCTTTTGCACTACAACAAATGGAATTCTCAAACTATGAAGGTTTTAATCTGGTATTTCTCTGCTCTGGTTTCCGACCCTTATAAAGTAGGTTTCTTTGTCTCTGCAGTTGTAGAATCCTAGTGATAAAACAACAGAGGCCAAACATATCTTGTACTATTAATGTTAGATTAGTATTATTGTTTTTGGTGAGTGAAATCACCCCCTTATTTCAATGAAGAAAGGGAATGCAATGCGGGGTGCCAATTTCACTCCCTTTCTTTCAAAAGAAAATTATCAATATTTTCATATCTATACAATTTTTTCGCCCAAAAAAATTGTTTGTTGTTGCCATTGGATCCTTTCATCTAATGGTAAGAATGCAGCAAAGAGACCTTTGGACGTGATGAATTATATACAATGCATTCTAGTTAGGCATAAGCTTGCTCAGTCTGAAGCTTTGCATTTGCTGTTGTATTTTCATCAGAATGCATGCAAACTTGCAAAGCCCTATGTTATATCAAGGTTTCAGCTACCATAGCTAATTGACTGACCAAATCTCTAGTGCTTCTTAACTAAAGCAATTTCTTTTCCAGTGTCCCTGTCTGTATCATTCTATCATTAACTCAGTGTTGTTGTCAGGTAAGCTGTGGTGTAAAAGATCAAACCTCTTTACATGTTGTAAACCCTCTAGCTGAGGATATTGAGGATGAACTAAGAGAAGAATTGGAACAGTTCAAACTGGTAAGTTTCTTCTTTTAAACTTTCATATCTAACTACACTTTCATCGATATGTTTAAAAAAgaacttatttttttattttgtctccAGGTATTCCTTAAAGAGCTGCTCATTGTTGCTCCTTCTAGTGTTCCAGATATGATGGATATTCGCATAAAAGATGTTGCTTGATGTCTTGCAAAAGTTCATATGACATTCGGCCCAGTCAAGGTTCCATGCTGCCTGTGGATCATTGAACCTGTATCTCTGATTAGCAATGTGAAATCTTAGTAATCAGACAGCAGATCACATGACCATTATATAGCGAATGTACACCATGGAAGGATAGTTGCCCAAGGGGAAGGAAAGCTTTAATGAACCATTGACAGAGGTGATGGGTCCGTTTTTGGCGCTGATATGTGTATAATCCCAGCAATGTGGTTAGTTCAAATAAAGAACAGGCTAGGGAATTGGGAGCTATAGTTACTCTTATATTTGGTTTTAAAGTTTAGCAGAGAAAGTTGTAACCCCTTACAGATAGTAACAGATCGAGTTTATGTACAGgcgaaaagaaaaagataaaacaAGTTTTGAATGAAGATTCAGTTTTGCAATCAACCAATCATACATGGAAGCAATTGCAAAATGTAGTTAGTGTGTTTAATCAAGATCTTGATGCTGGTGCTGAAAGTAGTTGCTTGCCCAGTTATACTCGGTTGTATTCAATCTTGAGACACAAATATTTGCTCGCTGCCTTTCTCAATTTGTTTAGAACTCCAGCTTGGCTGAGAACATGTGATGGTGTAGTGCTACCCTTGATTCTCACTGGGTTCTGATATGTAGAGGTAAGTAACCAATCAAAGTTGTGCGTGcgcattaaaaaaaattaaaaagttaaccaaaaaaaataaaaataaaaagttttaaaagaaaatttgtaaaaatcgccgttgccggggatcgaaCCCGGGTCACCCGCGTGACAGGCGGGAATACTTACCACTATACTACAACGACTTGTTGTagtataaaaaattaaaaagttaaccaaaaaaaataaaaataaaaagttttaaaagaaaatttgtaaaaatcgccgttgccggggatcgaaCCCAGGTCACCCGCGTGACAGGCGGGAATACTTACCACTATACTACAACGACTTGTTGTagtataaaaaattaaatagttaaccaaaaaaaataaaaataaaaagttttaaaagaaaatttgtaaaaatcgccgttgccggggatcgaaCCCGGGTCACCCGCGTGACAGGCGGGAATACTTACCACTATACTACAACGACTTGTTGTTCTATTTGtaaacttgaaaatatttatacTCTATTAAGCGTTTCTAGGAACTGTGGATTATACAGGGGCTTTTATACTGTTATACGTGGCTCCAAACTGCTAGGGATTGAGGCCGTTCAGTAATAGTGGGTTGTGCATAGATGTTTAATTGGGGCTTTGGATTCTTGGAACCTTAACCATGAAACAGTACGTACGTATGGTCGGTATGGATGATAATTATAGTGCAAGGACCTGAATGCATGTGTTGTCGAGGCTAGAATCTATGCAGCATGTTTTAAACGAGAGAAACGTATGCAGCAACTAGCAAGCTAGATC
This region includes:
- the LOC133723815 gene encoding uncharacterized protein LOC133723815 encodes the protein MASSSSSTLFAAIDMGTNSFKMIIIRAYPDGKFLTIDHLREPVVLGRDTSSSTTPFTLSAQSQLIAIEALKKFQNTLISYKISKAQIRCVATAAVREAVNKGEFLKCVSEKIGLEVDVLPGEEEARLVYLGILQFWPIYEKLVLGVDIGGGSTEFVIGKQGKVVFGASLKLGHVNLTQKFGNNKEKVAQIREHIRLVVKESGLVRKIKDCGFEVVVGSSGTIKAVEKAVFDGYVNKSNVIEVSNVASFGDGRKDWRLSRGEVKGVVESLCGGGEGEKIRREKFFERRSEFIVAGAVLLEEIFEVLGIEEMEVSGYALAEGVIAESLAKVNGGYDLNANARWSSIVRLAMRYNGKKRMKAASQCAIIAKEIFEGLRKCDDLADNHAASLDDKDLEYLEAASLLHNIGVFIGKKGYHRHSYCIIMNGEHLHGYSSEEVKLIALLARHHRKQLPIFDPTCFQQFPREITKKFRYLCTIIRVSFALQQMEFSNYEGFNLVSCGVKDQTSLHVVNPLAEDIEDELREELEQFKLVFLKELLIVAPSSVPDMMDIRIKDVA